One genomic window of Halovivax cerinus includes the following:
- a CDS encoding fibrillarin-like rRNA/tRNA 2'-O-methyltransferase, translating into MSDLPTGVERRTLDGRERLATRGEPVYGEPTDGAWRAWDPRRSKLGAMLELGFETGFRGGDDERVLYLGAASGTTVSHVADFAGPTYAVEFAPRPARDLVTVANDRRRLFPLLADARMPAQYAHVVESELDVVVQDVATRGQARVAIENRRFLADDGRLVLAVKARSEDVTADPAAVFERVQDELTEAYEILERRSIDEYHADHFGIVATPR; encoded by the coding sequence ATGTCTGATCTCCCGACGGGCGTCGAGCGCCGTACGCTCGACGGACGCGAGCGACTCGCGACGCGTGGCGAACCGGTCTACGGCGAACCGACCGACGGAGCGTGGCGGGCCTGGGACCCACGCCGGTCGAAACTGGGCGCCATGCTCGAACTGGGCTTCGAGACCGGCTTCCGCGGCGGGGACGACGAACGCGTGCTCTACCTCGGCGCTGCGAGCGGAACGACGGTGAGTCACGTGGCGGACTTCGCCGGGCCCACGTACGCCGTCGAGTTCGCGCCAAGGCCAGCTCGCGACCTCGTGACGGTCGCGAACGACCGACGACGGCTCTTTCCCCTCCTCGCCGACGCCCGCATGCCGGCCCAGTACGCACACGTCGTCGAATCGGAACTCGACGTCGTCGTCCAGGACGTCGCGACGCGCGGGCAAGCTCGCGTCGCGATCGAGAACCGGCGCTTCCTCGCCGACGACGGTCGCCTGGTGCTCGCCGTCAAAGCCCGAAGCGAAGACGTAACCGCCGATCCGGCCGCCGTCTTCGAGCGCGTCCAGGACGAGCTAACCGAGGCGTACGAGATCCTCGAACGGAGGTCGATCGACGAGTATCACGCGGATCACTTCGGTATCGTCGCCACCCCCAGGTAA
- a CDS encoding glutamate--cysteine ligase produces the protein MDRGSRSAFDTMGTLGVEEEYYVVDERARPTSGTDELVYESEPPAVLDGKLDHELFKCVIESQTPTFEDPSNTAEHITRVRSALCDHAADHGFDIAAAGLHPLARWRELEHAEKPRYQSQLDRIQYPQHRNTTAGVHVHVGVDDADKAIWIANELRWYVPIVLALSANSPFWNGFDTGLASARAKIFEGLPNTGMPTAFEDFESFDRFERRMVESGAIDDRGELWYDVRPHTGHGTVEIRTPDGQADPTVVRAIVEYCHALVVDLAAAYEDGERGYAPTQRREVLDENKWRAIRHGRDATFMTRDVTGTIELDELVDRESDRLGVDGIRRIYDRESGAHRQRRVLERDGVDALCESLLLEV, from the coding sequence ATGGATCGCGGGTCGCGTTCGGCGTTCGATACGATGGGAACGCTCGGCGTCGAAGAGGAGTACTACGTCGTCGACGAACGGGCCAGGCCGACGAGCGGAACGGACGAACTCGTCTACGAATCGGAACCGCCGGCCGTCCTCGACGGGAAGCTCGATCACGAACTGTTCAAGTGCGTCATCGAGAGCCAGACGCCGACGTTCGAGGACCCTTCGAACACGGCCGAACACATTACCCGCGTTCGGTCGGCCCTGTGCGACCACGCGGCGGACCACGGATTCGACATTGCCGCGGCCGGGCTCCACCCGCTCGCGAGATGGCGTGAGCTCGAACACGCCGAAAAACCTCGGTATCAGTCTCAACTCGATCGGATTCAGTATCCACAACACCGAAACACGACCGCGGGCGTCCACGTCCACGTCGGCGTCGACGACGCCGACAAGGCGATCTGGATCGCGAACGAACTGCGGTGGTACGTCCCGATCGTCCTCGCGCTCTCGGCCAACTCGCCGTTCTGGAACGGGTTCGACACCGGTCTCGCGTCGGCACGGGCGAAGATATTCGAGGGGCTCCCGAACACGGGGATGCCGACCGCGTTCGAGGACTTCGAGTCGTTCGATCGATTCGAACGGCGGATGGTCGAGAGCGGGGCGATCGACGACCGGGGCGAACTCTGGTACGACGTCCGCCCACACACGGGCCACGGCACCGTCGAAATTCGGACGCCGGACGGACAGGCCGATCCGACGGTCGTACGCGCCATCGTCGAGTACTGCCACGCGCTGGTCGTCGATCTCGCGGCGGCGTACGAAGACGGCGAGCGCGGGTACGCTCCGACACAGCGCCGGGAAGTTCTCGACGAGAACAAGTGGCGAGCCATCCGACACGGGCGCGATGCCACGTTTATGACACGCGACGTCACGGGAACGATCGAACTCGACGAGCTCGTCGACCGTGAGTCCGACCGACTCGGGGTCGACGGCATTCGTCGAATATACGACCGGGAGAGTGGCGCACACCGACAACGCCGCGTGCTGGAGCGCGATGGCGTCGACGCGCTCTGTGAGTCACTCCTCCTCGAAGTGTAG
- a CDS encoding COX15/CtaA family protein: MASTTRTEASGFGLLSRRFGVPELVGTTLVLVSATILLGIATKASGAGLACDANWPLCDGGILNLFPATFPSFFEWIHRVVAGVSGLFIVASAIVTWRSGADRTAAWALTIGLLLTPVQVALGAGTVKLYDLAILDLHFWTAIAIFCSFAVGAIVLTADRLNTTTVTRALGIATVLVPAQVVLSPLVISTYTEVLQTTLYAVTLVFIGSLLFAAIVGRRRYEGRTALVLGAAPILGLVVVYFGRESVMGFDPSIVLGYWLVTIGTTVAFAWLWYSVRTTTPKH, translated from the coding sequence GTGGCCTCCACAACACGCACCGAAGCGAGTGGGTTCGGACTCCTCTCACGTCGGTTCGGCGTCCCGGAACTGGTCGGTACGACGCTCGTCCTGGTGAGTGCGACGATTCTCCTGGGAATCGCGACGAAAGCGTCCGGTGCCGGATTGGCCTGTGACGCGAACTGGCCGCTGTGCGACGGCGGCATCCTCAACCTCTTTCCGGCGACGTTCCCCAGTTTCTTCGAGTGGATTCACCGTGTCGTCGCCGGCGTCTCCGGACTCTTCATCGTCGCCTCCGCGATCGTCACCTGGCGATCCGGCGCCGACCGAACGGCCGCCTGGGCGCTCACGATCGGCCTGCTCCTCACCCCGGTTCAGGTAGCACTCGGCGCCGGCACCGTAAAACTCTACGATCTCGCCATCCTCGACCTCCACTTCTGGACGGCGATCGCCATCTTCTGTAGCTTCGCTGTCGGGGCGATCGTGCTGACGGCCGACCGCCTGAATACGACGACCGTCACGCGCGCACTCGGAATCGCGACGGTACTCGTCCCGGCACAGGTGGTACTCAGTCCTCTCGTCATTTCCACGTACACGGAAGTCCTCCAGACGACGCTCTACGCCGTCACGCTGGTGTTCATCGGATCACTGCTTTTCGCTGCGATCGTCGGCCGCCGCCGGTACGAAGGCCGAACCGCCCTGGTTCTCGGGGCCGCTCCGATTCTCGGCCTCGTCGTCGTCTACTTCGGGAGAGAATCCGTCATGGGGTTCGATCCAAGTATCGTCCTCGGGTACTGGCTCGTCACGATCGGCACGACGGTTGCGTTCGCGTGGCTCTGGTATTCCGTTCGAACGACCACCCCGAAGCATTGA
- a CDS encoding winged helix-turn-helix transcriptional regulator codes for MRSLDETDLEIIALLLEDARRPYNDIADRVDVSAPTVSDRIDRLERLGIIQGFTVDIDRSSFSDGIEVLIDVALCASQNGTVTTDLAAVEGIEHVFMTSDARLLAVGTLQSQDVGPSLLSALDAGQIESYRVHLIQERAWEPSLADRSINLTCESCGDDVTENGRSLRFDGGLYHFCDRECRSAFEDQQTPLAESS; via the coding sequence ATGCGTTCGCTGGACGAAACAGACCTCGAAATCATCGCCCTCCTCCTCGAAGACGCGCGCCGTCCGTACAACGACATCGCCGACCGCGTCGACGTCTCCGCACCCACGGTGTCCGACCGTATCGATCGGCTCGAACGGCTCGGGATCATCCAGGGGTTCACCGTCGATATCGATCGTTCGTCGTTCTCCGACGGGATCGAAGTCCTGATCGACGTTGCCCTCTGTGCGTCTCAAAACGGCACCGTGACGACGGACCTCGCCGCAGTCGAGGGTATCGAACACGTGTTCATGACCTCCGACGCCCGCCTGCTCGCGGTCGGTACCCTCCAGAGCCAGGACGTCGGTCCCTCACTTCTCTCAGCACTCGACGCCGGACAGATCGAATCGTACCGCGTTCACCTGATCCAGGAACGCGCCTGGGAGCCCTCTCTCGCCGACCGGTCGATAAACCTGACCTGCGAATCCTGTGGCGACGACGTCACCGAGAACGGTCGCTCCCTCCGATTCGATGGCGGATTGTACCACTTCTGTGACCGTGAGTGCCGGTCTGCCTTCGAAGATCAGCAGACGCCCCTCGCCGAGTCCTCCTGA